The segment GACGGCACGTGGCTACATCTGCGAGAATTACGGAGACCCCTTTCAGTTGCCTTACCGCGGACCTATCGGGGCTAACGGACTAGCCAACACGCGCGACTTCCTCACACCAGTGGCCTGGTACCAGCAGGGGCCAGAGGCCAAGAAGCCCGTAGAGCTGGTAACTAAGTTTGCCGGTGGATTCTGGCGCTCGCAGTTGCCTGCAACTCCCTTTGATGTTGTAGCCTGGCACGGTAACTACGCACCGTATAAATACGACCTGCGCCGTTTCAACACGATGAATACGGTCAGCTTCGATCATCCCGATCCCTCTATATTTACGGTGCTGACGTCACCATCGACTAAGGCGGGCACGGCCAATTGCGACTTCGTCATCTTTCCACCGCGCTGGCTGGTGGCAGAAGATACGTTTAGACCGCCTTACTTTCACCGCAATGTGATGAGTGAGTATATGGGGCTGATCTACGGCGTCTACGATGCCAAACCGGCTGGTGGTTTTACGCCGGGCGGGGGCAGCCTTCACAACTGCATGTCACCTCACGGTCCAGAGACGGCCGCATTTGCAGCAGCGAGCAAGGCTGAGCTAAAGCCGGTGTATCAGGGTGATACAATGGCCTTCATGTTTGAGTCCTCGCTGATTTATAAGCCAACCGCATGGGCTCTAAAGACACCGTTGCTGCAAAAAGATTATCTCGACTGCTGGCAGGGACTGACATCGCATCACCAGCGTGAGCGTTCAGGGGGCTGAGGGATCCGGTCCCTGGCGACGGCTGGCCTCGATCCTACGGGCAACGTCCGCCGTCCCTGGTTGCTCTGGGGCAATCTGCCGCGCAAGTTTTAGCGCGGCCGCCGCCTCTGATAGTTCGCCTGCCTCCACGAGGCAACTGGCAAGCGCCAGCTGCACCGAGGCACTGTCAGGACTGGCAGCAGCAGCGCGCCTTAGCCAATGCAGGGCGTCGTTAAGGCGCATTTGTGTCATATAAACAAATCCAAGATTGGCCATGGCTAGTCCGTGACGCGGATCTAGAAGGAGCGCCGTGCTAAGCGCCTTGATCGCATCGTCATGACGCTTGGCTTCTCTCAGGAGCTG is part of the Deltaproteobacteria bacterium genome and harbors:
- a CDS encoding homogentisate 1,2-dioxygenase: MTEWRYQSGFGNYFETEADAGALPIGRNNPQCAPHGLYAEQISGAAFTAPNAENLRTWMYRVLPSVRHSPFVAAALPNWLSAPLTEVPPPPSQLRWDPMPVPKQHTDFIDGVVTVCGNGDAAGRHGTAVHLYAANKSMTDRAFYNADGELLILPEEGRLLIITELGCLAVEPLEIAVVPRGIKFQVSLLDATARGYICENYGDPFQLPYRGPIGANGLANTRDFLTPVAWYQQGPEAKKPVELVTKFAGGFWRSQLPATPFDVVAWHGNYAPYKYDLRRFNTMNTVSFDHPDPSIFTVLTSPSTKAGTANCDFVIFPPRWLVAEDTFRPPYFHRNVMSEYMGLIYGVYDAKPAGGFTPGGGSLHNCMSPHGPETAAFAAASKAELKPVYQGDTMAFMFESSLIYKPTAWALKTPLLQKDYLDCWQGLTSHHQRERSGG